The Betta splendens chromosome 2, fBetSpl5.4, whole genome shotgun sequence nucleotide sequence ACCACATTTTTTAATCATAAAATTCCAGATTGTGGTTACCTGTTCAACCAACTGGGACATATAGGCACATTGCAGAATAGCATGTGTTCCATGAAATGAGATTAAATGGACATTTCTTTCAAATGAGCTTCAGTTCATGTTGGTCTCAACCTTTGAATTCAAATGCAGCAAGGAAAAGAATATGCACACACCTCTACAGACCCAGAGCAATCTACACTATAAATGACTGCATGTCTTCACACCTGACAATGTCCATGCATGTTTTCCAGTGTCTCCCTCCTTTGTCTCCTGAATAATTGTAagtgaggtccagttctgtcaagTGTAAGGGGTTGGAACGCAGAGCTGAGGCCAGGCAGGCAAAGCCCTCTTCTGTGATCAAACAGCCTGacactctgcaaacacatgacAAAATGCATATACATTTTCTATGAGTATTATTGTCAGCGCTACCCCTTGGTAGTACATACAATTACactatttgtgtatttgttttaaactaaaaaggaTAAAGTTTCCTTTATGTTCACTTTTATGCACATATATACAAAGCTATACCAAACCAAAATATATTTGAGTGATCAagtataaaaaaagagagagaattgTTTTTGTCTAGATTTATAATTATGCTCAAGTATACTTGACTTAAACTGACAAGTATAcagaaaaatctaaatgttttaGGTAAATGAGTTAAGTTAACTGAATGTATAAGGCATGCAAAGCATGCTATATGCGCAGTATGCAGATATTTGATGTATTGAAGACTGTACATTTCAGTTTAAAGCCAAGAAAAATACCTGACCTCTTGAGCTTGTGATAGTGCTCTTGGCATTTTCAGGCAATTCCCTTAACAACATGTATTATTTGGCTATTTGTGTACAGACATTCTTTGTTCGTGTACGTCATCCAGTGTACAAAAACGTAAACAATTAGTTCACGGAGAATAAAGTAAAAATGTACTTCAATGCTAAATGTTTACTTAAAGTGtactaataatacattttcacaTGGTTGTGGACTTTTATCATATCTTTGAATTTGTCTGGTGTCAGGACAGACACGAGTTGAAGGGTCTTTTCTAAATCAGAGATCTAAGAGGATCTGTGTTGATCGTCCTGTGATTTGCTTATTATATGTCACCTCTTTCTGCGAATAATGTGGGCAATTGATCAAAATATGTTGTTAACACAAAAGCAAAATAGCAAATATACTACAGAAATTTGAAAAAGATCAACCCAGACACTCTGAGCAAAGATCTTCTGCATCTCTCCTTTGTTCAAAGTTTCAGATGACTTTCATAACTCATCCCTGAGTAGTCCATGCCACTCTCAGATATAGAAGAGTCTGCTTCTCTCATTCAGCCCCCTGGTATACATGTGAATTGCGCAAGATAAAGATAGCTGAGCGTATACTCGAGCGACGTCTACAGATTTCAGGACTCACTGTTCATAAACAAGTGTACAGAGAACATCACAAGGCATATGCAGGAGTGGTGAGAACTGCAAGAGCACAGTTTTACTCAGAAGTCATTAACAATAGCTCTGGAAATTTCAAGCAACTTTTTTCTTCCAGTATTCACACATTTGATGACACCTCACACCAGTTTAGGACATCTGACTTCACCTGCATTACGTTCTCTGGTCAGGTCATTCCATTGTCAACATCTGTTACTAACCTTGGGGTTAAAATGAGTTCTCATTTGACGTATAAGTCTCACATTAAACATCTGTTAAAAACATCCTTTTTTCACCTCAGGAACATTGCCAAACTGCGTCCAGCACTACTACTACTTCACTCTTGAAACCTCCAAAGACAAAGCTCCATCTTATACTATAAGTGATCAGGGGCCTCACAAACGAAGGGTACCTACGCACAAAAACCCAGCGTAAGCACGAATGtagggtcagatgtaaaactaCGTAGAGTAGAAACGTGTGCAGATCTACCGTAGCACGCTGGCTACgtacttttctttttcttcatctattggtccattagcgacacaaagaggtgaaactgggaaactgttacTGTAATCATGTCACACCGGAGAAAAACgataaacaattaatatacagccacaggtctgcaattagatgaagatttaaaaatatgagcaaaaccgtgcaaacatatattttaCCATACATTTGTGATCTTATCTGGTCTGGAGTTCATGAAATTAAAGTGTAGAAGTGAATTAATACTACTGATTTCAAAGAACTCCAAATGATCTGCCACTCATAGTGATAAGGTGAGGGGAGGTTGGTGAAGGGTTTTATGGGGAAAACCAAACAGTGATTTGCAGTTCTCAGTGTCAAGTGAACCAGTATGGAAGCAGTATGAGGTTTAGGATAAGGATAGACATAGACATTTGATGCTGCGAAGATGAAAATAGGCTGAGTATGTTATGAAATCAATTTCTAAAATAATGGAGATTTAAAGCATGTTTGGGGTAAATAAGTATGAAAGTGATCATCTAATTcttgaaaatgaagaaagtgCATCTCTacgcatatactgtacagcctTAGATGTTAGATGGACGGTAAATTAAAGTGTACcttgttattgttttaaatatttcctttTCTCTGTATAGGACTTACAGGAAATCTTCAGCTTGATCTCACCTGAGAGATTTTAATTTACACCGTGGATTCTTTAGTCcgacacacagcagcttcattCCTGAATCCttcaggtcgttgttactcaggtccagttcccTCAGACTAGAAGACTGGGAGATAAGAACTGAAGCCAGGGCTTCACAGGCTCTATCTGTGAGGTGACAACTATTCAGCCTaggaaggaaatgaagaaagaaCTAAATATGTGCTATGTTTTTACCTTTATTGTTATATACCACTGTAAACATCCAAGCATTTATGTACTTACAAAGCACTCCTGGAGGCACTAACCACTGGAAGCAGCCTCAGAAGTACCTCCTCTGAAGCTGAGTATTTCTTTAAGTCAAACTCATCCAGGTCTTCTGATGACAGTAAGATGaagaccagagctgaccactgttCAGGAGACAGATTATCTGGGCAGAAAATTCCTGACTGGACAAACTGTTGAATGTCTTTTACTAGTGAGCAATCATTTacttcattcagacagtggaacagatTGATGCTTTTTTCTGCAGACAGACTCTGTCTGATTTTTTTCTTGATGTACCAGACTGTTTCTTGGATGGACTCTCCACTCtgtctttttatctttttatcatGTTCATTCAACAGACCTCGTAGCAGAGTTTGATTTCTCTGCAGTGAGAGTCcaaggaggaagcggaggaataagtccaggtgtccatttgaaCTCTCTAAGGCCTTGTCCACAGCATCATGGTAGAACTGTGTCTTTGCAGATTTGTCAGTTCTTCTTTCAGGCACCTGGAATGTTGATTGTTGTTGTGAAagcaggttgactccagagttgatgaaggtcatgTAGACataaagagcagccagaaactcctgaacactgagatggatgaagcagaacaccttgtcctggtacAGGGCTGTCTCCTCCTTGAAGATCTGTGTGAAaactcctgagtaaactgaggctgctctgatattgatgccacactctgtcaggtctgactcatagaagatcaggtttcctttttgcagctgctcaaaagctaGTTTCCCCAGAGACTCGATCATCTTCTTGTTATCTGGACTCCAGAGTGGATCCATCTCAGCTCCTCCATTATACTTGATGTttttcactttggtctgaaacACCAGGAAGAGGCTGTACAtgtccgtcagggtcttgggcagctctcctacCTCTCTGGTTTTCAACAGATCCTGCAGAactgtagcagtgatccagcagaagactgggatgtggcacatgatgtggaggcttcgtgacgtcttgatgtgggagatgattgttgtggcctgctgctcatctctgaatctcttcctgaagtactcgtccttctgtgggtcagtgaagcctctgacctctgtcaccatgtcaacgcagccaggagggatctgattggctgctgcaggtcgtgtagtgatccagaggcgagcagagggaagcaggttccctctgatgaggtttgtcagcagcacatcaaccgaggtggactctgtgacatcagtcagggttttagtgttgtggaagtccagaggaagtcgacactcatccagaccatcCAAGATAAAAACAACCTGGAATTGTTCAAATCTGCAGATATCCATGCTTTCAgtaaagaagtgatgaacaagttccaccaagctgaacttttgctctttcagcacattcagctctctgaaggtgaacgGAAAAGTGAACTGTATGTCCTGGttgtctttgtcttcagcccagtccagagtgaacttctgtgttaggactgttttcccaatgcccgCCACTCCCTTGGTCACCACGGTTCTGATGGGTCGGGAccctccagctgagcctttaaagatgtcttTATGTCTGATggttgtttctgctctgtctggttttcTGGACGCtctttcaatctgtctgacctcgtgttcattgttgacctctccagtcccttcctctgtgatgtagagctctgtgtagatctggttgaGTGGGGTggggtttcctgctttagcgatgcccTCAAACACGAACTGGAACTTTTTCTTCAGGTTAAATTTAAGTTGATCCTGACACATTTTGGGAAATtctacatgaaaaaaaaaatggtaaaCAATAAACATACAGATATACAGAGctgtcttttatcttatctACAAaatatgtgtatttttaaatgttaaacattgTCTTactactctgcagacagtctgcCAGCTCCTTTTGCTTTAACCTTTTCAGAAAGTTTAatgtgatcttcagaaatgcgtctctgctgctccttctctgctcttcatcctcaccatccaacacTT carries:
- the LOC114845640 gene encoding NLR family CARD domain-containing protein 3-like, which translates into the protein MNRYEETKVETLSSKTTVGQKSLTKAQSRTPGPGSSVSMKSDRSKGIPIKFDLPDDDRSRTPGPGSSVSMKSDRSKGIPIKFHSLVDRSRTPGPGSSVSMKSDRSKGIPIKFDSPDDDRRTPGTGTSRISMRSDMSKGIPIKFSSSDVERMDQEISEIPSDQSAQQYETCLTSTFMLLEESIITFVKTELKRFQKVLSPDHQECLESQKDNGKVLDGEDEEQRRSSRDAFLKITLNFLKRLKQKELADCLQSKFPKMCQDQLKFNLKKKFQFVFEGIAKAGNPTPLNQIYTELYITEEGTGEVNNEHEVRQIERASRKPDRAETTIRHKDIFKGSAGGSRPIRTVVTKGVAGIGKTVLTQKFTLDWAEDKDNQDIQFTFPFTFRELNVLKEQKFSLVELVHHFFTESMDICRFEQFQVVFILDGLDECRLPLDFHNTKTLTDVTESTSVDVLLTNLIRGNLLPSARLWITTRPAAANQIPPGCVDMVTEVRGFTDPQKDEYFRKRFRDEQQATTIISHIKTSRSLHIMCHIPVFCWITATVLQDLLKTREVGELPKTLTDMYSLFLVFQTKVKNIKYNGGAEMDPLWSPDNKKMIESLGKLAFEQLQKGNLIFYESDLTECGINIRAASVYSGVFTQIFKEETALYQDKVFCFIHLSVQEFLAALYVYMTFINSGVNLLSQQQSTFQVPERRTDKSAKTQFYHDAVDKALESSNGHLDLFLRFLLGLSLQRNQTLLRGLLNEHDKKIKRQSGESIQETVWYIKKKIRQSLSAEKSINLFHCLNEVNDCSLVKDIQQFVQSGIFCPDNLSPEQWSALVFILLSSEDLDEFDLKKYSASEEVLLRLLPVVSASRSALLNSCHLTDRACEALASVLISQSSSLRELDLSNNDLKDSGMKLLCVGLKNPRCKLKSLRVSGCLITEEGFACLASALRSNPLHLTELDLTYNYSGDKGGRHWKTCMDIVRMEPTGNQYMVPGLNKYFCELTIDTNTVNSQLQLSENNRKVTFAETDQSYPDHPDRFTLPLLLCSNGLTGRCYWEVDWAGRVFVSVSYGRISRRGDMQDCMFGLNTQSWNLMLCSEGAYTAWHNNNGISASVSSLNFSSGSDRVAVYVDCPAGTLSFYRVDSDKHIHLHTFNTTFTELLYPGFGIPKNDGRSFLYLRNTKEYYV